Genomic DNA from Anguilla anguilla isolate fAngAng1 chromosome 17, fAngAng1.pri, whole genome shotgun sequence:
TGCCCAGACACACGTCAATCACTAATTCTAACCAATCACAAGCCAGGGGAATCTGTAACTTAGTTACATGGGGAACAGGTAACTGTAAAAACATAGTAACGTTTTTCAATGCAGGTACACTGTACCTAATATGCACGCACAGTTACCTGCCTCTACATAAACACCTCAGGTGTATATATCTCTAAAGGCAAGCAGCGTTCAGCGTACCTGGAGGATATACAGGTCTGTTAATGCTGACGAAGCACATTCTGTCAGCTGTAATTTCCTGCTTCAGCTTCAAATGCACCAGTCAGCTttaacttcctgtttcagcttcCAATGCACAGTCAGCTttaacttcctgtttcagcttcCAATGCACCAGTCAGCTttaacttcctgtttcagcttcCAATGCACAGTCAGCTttaacttcctgtttcagcttcCAATGCACAGTCAGCTTTAACTTCCTGTTTGATCTTCCAATGCACCAATCAGCTGTAACATACCTGTATATACTCCAGGTATGCTGGAGAGGAACACTCAGGTAAAAGGACAACCCACCTCTCTCACCAGTCAACGTAAGACTCACATCATTTTACTGTGACTGGTGAGGGAATGGTGTGAGTGCCCTGGAACAGACcagcagcctgtccagggtgtattcctgcctctcgcccaatgcacgctgagataggctccagcacccccccacgaCCCAGCCCAGGagaagcgggtatagataatggagggatggatggattacTTTACTGAATCCACACTCAACCAGCGGCTTCCAGCCATAAGtaaaaaaactgctgaattcCCCAGGCTGTGGGTAGAGAGCCCAGACCAAGCAAACGGAAGAGGCGTGTTTCACGCCCctaacccctcctcccccacagcGAGAGTCAGAGCGCAGAGGAGAAACTCTACAGGCGCGAGAGGGAGAGCGCAAACGGTCACGAGCACACAGCAAACGCACGACGGTCACCCACGGCAGCGGTATCCCGGCGACCGGCCTCCAGGGTCAGGTGACCTCAGATCGGCTGCAGGTGCAGAATGAAGAGACAGAGCTGAGCACCAGGGACTGtgcctggccacgcccacaatGATGCCCACCAATCACTGAGCAACAGAGGAACGTTCCTCTGCCCTAGCCTGAATGACAGGAATGACCTGAgtaacccctccctcccgcccctcccctgacccctgacccctgaccccttcCCATCAGCCCACTCACCAGCGGGCGCGTGACGTCCACACCCAGCGTCGCTGCCTTGGCCTTCCTGGACTGCGACATGCTGAGGGGCAGCAGCCCAAACctttaaagaggaaaagaaagaaaagagagagggagggagagagagaaacagagagggagggagaaagggagagggagggggagtgagtggggagagtgagaggggagggggagtgagagagagagagagagagggagggaaagaggagagtaagagagaaagagagggagagaggggggagaaaagggggggggggaagtgtgtgtgaaagaaacCATGAATAAGACAGCgcaggtgagtgacaggtggcACTGGGTGGAAGGCGGGGCTTAGCTCACCGGATCTGGCTGCTAGCCAGGGGCAGGATGTTGTAGGGCTCCTGGGAGCCGACGCTGTTTCCCCGGGAGCTGAACTGCTTCTCCGGGCCCGTCAGCAGACCCAGcagcacctgcacagagagagcacagcctCGAATCAAAGCACAGCCTCGAATCAGAGCACAGCCTTGAATCAGAGCACAGCCATGAATCAGAGCACAGCCTTGAATCAGAGCACAGCCATGAATCAAAGCACAGCCTCAAATCAGAGCACAGCCTCGAATCAGAGCACAGCCTTGAATCAGAGCACAGCCTTGAATCAGAGCACAGTACAGCCAGCGAATCAGAGCACAGTACAGCCGCCGAATCACAGCACAGTGCGCAAACACAGCATCGGTCCGGGTTGCGTGAGGGCGGGCGGTACACACCGAGGTCCTCTGCGACAGGCGGTTGAGGTTGCTGTTGAGCGGGGGGGTGAACACGTCCAGGTCGAAGGGGTCGATGTGGCTCTCCAGGAGGTCACACACCTGCTGCACCCTGCAGGTAAGAGACGAGCCAGGGACTGAGATCACTGTTCACctcaggaaggggggggggggggtggtaccGGGGGtcctgggcggggcgggggctgagagtgtgtttgttggggggggggggggctgcggcgTACCGGGGGtcctgggcggggcgggggctcTTGCTGTCTTCGGGACGGGGGCTCAGGGTGCTGCAGAGGAAGCGCAGGTCAAACAGCAGCTGCAGAGCCCTACTCTGAGTGACAGGGAACGAGCcgtcctgcagagagagagagagttatacAAACACgctatacacacagacacacacacacacacttatatacattcacacacacacacacgcacacacacatcgctACCTTGCTCTGAGGGTGCTGGGTGAGCTTCTCGTACTCAGACACCACCAGGTCCAAACAGCCTCTCAGGAGCTCCTGCAGGGTGACCTTGGGCAGGGCGTGACCTCCGACCCTGTTCACCTCCAGGCACAGGTGGAAGAGCAGAGACTGCACGTACCAGGAGggctgtggaggagaggggagcgttagaacagcacagcacagcacagaacagaacagcacagcacagaacagaacagaacagcacagcacagcacagcacagcacagaacagcacagaacagcacagcccagcctgTGTCCGAGCAGGAACACAGGACTACAGCCGTCTGAGACACAGAACAGACCAGGACCCCTCTGTGCAGGACAGACCAGGACCCCTCTGTGCAGGACAGAACAAGACCCCTCTGTGTGGTGCAGAGCAGGACCCCTCTGTGTGGTGCAGAGCAGGACCCCTCTGTGCAGGACAGAGCAGGACCCTCTGTGTGGTGCAGAGCAGGACCCCTCTGTGCAGGACAGAGCAGGACCCTCTGTGTGGCGCAGAGGACTGCACTGATCAGACGTCCTGCTGGAGCCTCACTGACACATCGTCTGAGTCTGAGCCTCACCTGGACAGGAAGGCGGATTTTGGACGTGACGCTGCTCCCTGACTCCGCCTCTTCCTGTATCTCCAGCTCCTCCCAGTTTGTGGCTGTGGCCAGAACTGAGCCGGGGGAGTCGGCATGGAGACCATCTGTGAAGCTCCTCACAAGCTCCTGAGAATCAcaggaatcacacacacagacacagagacgcacacacacacacacacacagacgcacacacacacactcacacacacacacacacacacacacacacacacagacgcacacacacacactcacacacacacacacacacacacacacacgcacgcacacacacgcacgcacacgcacacacacagagacgcacacacacacacacacacatacacacacacacacacacacacacagacacacacagagacgcacacacacacacacacacagacacagacacacacacacacacacacacagagacgcacacacacacacacacacacacagacacacacacacacacacacacacacacacacacacagagacgcacacacacacacacacacacacacacacacagacacacacacacacacacacacacacacagagacgcacacacacacacacacacacacagacacacacacacacacacacacacacacatacacacacacacacacacacacacacacacacacacacacacacacacacacacacacagagacgcacacacacacacacagacagacgcacgcacacacacacacacacagacgcacacacacacacattaaaacccTTCTCTGAAAGACTCAGCCACTCCTTTGCATTATAACCCTTCTGTGAAACCCGACTCTTCTGCTACACTGTGACTGACCTGGGACAGGGCGGAGCTCCATATGCGATAGGCCTCCATGCTGCAGGACTGCagctcctccttcagctccgCCCACTGCGCCTGGGCGGGGCTGACCTCCGTCGCCTTGGAAACGCTCTTCCCCAGCTTCTTGCCCTGACGGGGGGTGGCTCTGCCGACGGGGTCGGGGCCCGCCTGCTTTCCCAGGATGCACTGCTTCAGGTTGGGGCAGAGCTCGGCCACGGACTGACAGAGCCGGGCCAGGAAGAGGGCGGAGCTGAGCTGcgcgggtgggcggggccccAGCGCGTCGCCCCGGGCGACGGCCAGCTCGGCGCGCACGCAGGAGAGCACGTCGCGCACGCAGGCCAGGCAGTGTGCCCGCAGCGTGTCCTCCACCACGCCCGCGTCCGTGAAGCGGTCGAAGGCGGAGGCTCCGCCCGCGGGGCGGGGCTCGGAGGGCAGGTAGTGCTGCAGGTCGTCCAGCTGCGCCTTCAGCTTGGCGTCCAGCGCTGCGCAGACGGTCTGCACGCAGGGCGTGAGCGCCTGCGTCTTCATGGCCAGCCCGCTCCGCGCCCGGGCCCCCCGCTGGGACACGCTCACCCACGCCGCGTCGCTCGCCAGGTCCCCCGGAGACTCCGCCCACAGGAAGGACGCCACGTCCCGCTCGAacagcgccgccctgctggactGGGCCTCCAGCTCGCGCAGCGTGGACGTCAGGAGCTGCCGGGAGCCGCTGGACACGCCCTCCGTGCCCTCCCGCGTCAGAGCCTGAAAGGAAGGCGGGCGCGTCAATCAAaccctccagccaatcagcaaggTCTACAGCAGCCGTCACAGCAGGGCAGAGATGAAAACCTGCTTCTGATCTCAGACTGAATAAAAGGAGCTTCACCTGAACAGAACAGTGACAATAACCTGCAGCTAACCTGGGACTGCTTAAGCACCAGTATCACACACTCTGGACCAGGGACcctcaaatctggccctggaggccagcagtgctgctgggtttcattcttcctctctaatcaggactgatttaaacctgggacaccaggtgagttcaATCTCTGGCAAATCAGTGATATTAAATCGATCAGTTAACTATCAGGGAGAAAATAAATCCAGCAGCACTATGGGCCTGGAAAGGCAGGTTTGAGTATCCCAGGTCTGGAGCCTGTGATACTGGTACAGAAGCATTAccctgcttcagctgcagctctAGACCGGCTGGGTATGAGCTGGTTCAGCTGCAGCTCTAGACCGGCTGGGTATGAGCTGGTTCAGCTGCAGCTCTAGACCGGCTGGGTATGAGCTGGTTCAGCTGCAGCTCTAGACCGGCTGGGTATGAGCTGGTTCAGCTGCAGCTCTAGACCGGCTGGTTATGAGCTTTAGCCCTTCCTCAGACACCGCTGCGGACCCGCTACAGTTCCGCGgaacacacactctgcagcGCGTGAAACGCCGGTGGTTTAGTTCCGCTGTGTGAAAGCTCAGAGGCTGTTTCCGTTCTGGCCCCCCCAGGGCGGGGAGCGCAGGCCGTTCTGGCCCCCCCAGGGCGGGGGAGCGCAGGCCGTTCTGGCCCACCCAGGCCGGGGGAGCGCAGGCCGTTCTGGCCCACCCAGGCCGGGGGAGCGCAGGCCGTTCTGGCCCACCCAGGGCAGGGGAGCGCACGTTTAAAACGCACCTGGAGCCGCTGCAGGAAGAGCTGCTGCAGGAAGTCATCCCAGAGCGGTAGGGGGCGCTCTAGCAGGCGCTGGCACACGGTGGCCCAGTGCTGGCTGATGGACTCGCTGCTCAGCAGGTCCCAGACGGCGTCTCTGATGGCGGCCAGGCCCTTCAGACTCTTCACGTACACCAGCAGCCCGCTCACCCCACTGCGCACGTCCTCTTTACAGCtgggggagagcagagaggccTTAACCACCACCTCGCCATCccgctgacccccccaccccgccactcCGCCACCCCGCTGACCCACCCACCCCGCCATCCCGCTGACCCG
This window encodes:
- the cog1 gene encoding conserved oligomeric Golgi complex subunit 1 isoform X2, which encodes MAVVPAQSLRVSEIRDPAALFERYNTEEIRTIERKVRGEIEEKKEELRQMVGERYRDLIDAADTIGEMRQSSESVVLSIQDMYRYCHKLKQGKTPAPANNKQETQRQSQEKFYSMASQIKLLLEVPERIWSAMEASQYLRATQLYLLCSHLHGLLGLEGGAAHYSPVLARFPVLVRQVAAAGHFRATILLDSRSLLRGRAVSDQAITEALVSTMLLEDSSPRQALADFLLARKASIQQLLNQPQHGAGIKAQVCSLVELLVTTLYQAYAVFYTPREGTPSDPGLSCGLLFTTLESVTSTTSAGKGQKVLQEEVSGGSWFKYLPPSVLDFQPALRMLAQPIQGEQLRDTLQQWIHTCKEDVRSGVSGLLVYVKSLKGLAAIRDAVWDLLSSESISQHWATVCQRLLERPLPLWDDFLQQLFLQRLQALTREGTEGVSSGSRQLLTSTLRELEAQSSRAALFERDVASFLWAESPGDLASDAAWVSVSQRGARARSGLAMKTQALTPCVQTVCAALDAKLKAQLDDLQHYLPSEPRPAGGASAFDRFTDAGVVEDTLRAHCLACVRDVLSCVRAELAVARGDALGPRPPAQLSSALFLARLCQSVAELCPNLKQCILGKQAGPDPVGRATPRQGKKLGKSVSKATEVSPAQAQWAELKEELQSCSMEAYRIWSSALSQELVRSFTDGLHADSPGSVLATATNWEELEIQEEAESGSSVTSKIRLPVQPSWYVQSLLFHLCLEVNRVGGHALPKVTLQELLRGCLDLVVSEYEKLTQHPQSKDGSFPVTQSRALQLLFDLRFLCSTLSPRPEDSKSPRPAQDPRVQQVCDLLESHIDPFDLDVFTPPLNSNLNRLSQRTSVLLGLLTGPEKQFSSRGNSVGSQEPYNILPLASSQIRFGLLPLSMSQSRKAKAATLGVDVTRPLPI
- the cog1 gene encoding conserved oligomeric Golgi complex subunit 1 isoform X1; translated protein: MAVVPAQSLRVSEIRDPAALFERYNTEEIRTIERKVRGEIEEKKEELRQMVGERYRDLIDAADTIGEMRQSSESVVLSIQDMYRYCHKLKQGKTPAPANNKQETQRQSQEKFYSMASQIKLLLEVPERIWSAMEASQYLRATQLYLLCSHLHGLLGLEGGAAHYSPVLARFPVLVRQVAAAGHFRATILLDSRSLLRGRAVSDQAITEALVSTMLLEDSSPRQALADFLLARKASIQQLLNQPQHGAGIKAQVCSLVELLVTTLYQAYAVFYTPREGTPSDPGLSCGLLFTTLESVTSTTSAGKGQKVLQEEVSGGSWFKYLPPSVLDFQPALRMLAQPIQGEQLRDTLQQWIHTCKEDVRSGVSGLLVYVKSLKGLAAIRDAVWDLLSSESISQHWATVCQRLLERPLPLWDDFLQQLFLQRLQALTREGTEGVSSGSRQLLTSTLRELEAQSSRAALFERDVASFLWAESPGDLASDAAWVSVSQRGARARSGLAMKTQALTPCVQTVCAALDAKLKAQLDDLQHYLPSEPRPAGGASAFDRFTDAGVVEDTLRAHCLACVRDVLSCVRAELAVARGDALGPRPPAQLSSALFLARLCQSVAELCPNLKQCILGKQAGPDPVGRATPRQGKKLGKSVSKATEVSPAQAQWAELKEELQSCSMEAYRIWSSALSQELVRSFTDGLHADSPGSVLATATNWEELEIQEEAESGSSVTSKIRLPVQPSWYVQSLLFHLCLEVNRVGGHALPKVTLQELLRGCLDLVVSEYEKLTQHPQSKDGSFPVTQSRALQLLFDLRFLCSTLSPRPEDSKSPRPAQDPRVQQVCDLLESHIDPFDLDVFTPPLNSNLNRLSQRTSVLLGLLTGPEKQFSSRGNSVGSQEPYNILPLASSQIRFGLLPLSMSQSRKAKAATLGVDVTRPLVPPASAPPTEATLRPGSLFRQLTNQEEDSVTPSLFKLGWLSGMTK